In the genome of Hevea brasiliensis isolate MT/VB/25A 57/8 chromosome 14, ASM3005281v1, whole genome shotgun sequence, the window AAGCTGCTGGTAATTGCTGCTAGTAAAAGGTCAAATCGATAAACCAAGCCCAGCTGAATTTTTAGATTTGATTCAGTTTTCCttatattttgatttgatttggttAGAATTCTATACTTTCACTTTTCAGtatttctattattattattccgTTTGGTTGGAGACTGAAACGAACGATGTATTCCCCATTGGGTTCAGTGGAAATTGCTCTCCACTCTAAATTGAGTGATGAGGGATTATTCAGATAGAAATGAAATCAAACATGGAAAAACAAATTAACATTACCTCATGCACCTAATTATTCATATATCATACTTTTTTTTGACTATGAGTTTTTTCCATAGTAGCAGAGTTCAATTTGTTGCAGGATGAAGTTAGTGGTCTTACCCTTGTGTCTAACAAATCTGTAGGTGAAATTCCAGCAGAGATTGGTAATCTCcgaaacttagtaagatttgcaGTGGAACACAGTGGCCTCACAGGATCAATTCCTCCTGCCATCTTCAACATCTCTTCTCTTAAAGATCTTGTTATTGCAAACAACAGCATATTCGGAAGTCTCCCTATGGATCTCTGTCATCGCCTTCCAAATCTTGAAATACTTTTTCTTTACGATAATAAATTCATAGGAAGCATACCAAGAGATATAGGAAACTGCACAATGTTACAGCAACTGCGTCTAGCAAGAAACAACTTTACAGGTACAATACTATTGACATTACTAGTTGAACCAGGAAATAATTAGTTTTCCCTTTTAGCTTAAAGACAATCTCTATTTCCTAAAAAGTGATTTTACTTGTACTTTTGGCTTTGCTATTCCACATGTAGGTACCAAATGTGCTATATTTGAGTCAAAGAATGAACAACTATTTGCAAAAgtttatttataatgtaattcaATAGTTATTTACAAAAGCTTCGAATATAAACTTTTTCAAAATCAATTTTGacatataaaaattaattgtGAAAATCTATTGTTTATTAGCAAAGAGAATTCCTTCTAATATTTTGTCTAAAATTTGTTGTAAGTTACAATAGTGCAAAACATGCTAAAATATTGTCATGCATAGGCAACATTTAATTGCTTTTATAAGGTTGCAACTCCATTTAACTCAAAAGTGTGATGAAAATTACTAGTTAAATCTATTGCACTTTTCAACAGGTGCCATACCTCTGGAGATGGGTAATCTTAGATATCTGAAGGTGCTGAGATTGCCAGTCAACAGCTTAATAGGTTCCATTCCACCAAATATCTTCAACATTTCCACATTGGAGGATATTACTTTAGCTGTAAATCTCCTCTTTGGCAATCTTCCATCTAATTTAGGTTTATGGCTCCCTAATCTTAAACGTCTTCTCCTAGGAGGAAATGAACTAGATGGAATTATCCCAAGCACTATTGGAAATGCTACTAAGCTTGTCCAGTTAGAGTTGAGTGAGAATTTGTTCACTGGCACTGTACCAATGACCTTTGGTAACCTTGAATTTTTGCAGTTGCTTGCCCTAGAAGGTAATATTCTTATTAATGACCCATCAACTCCAGAATTGAGCTTTCTTACTTCTTTGACAAATTGCAAGCACTTAATAGTATTGGCATTAGCAAATAATCCTCTTAATGGAATCTTCCCACCTTTTGTTAACCTCTCAACCACTCTTGAAGTTCTTGAAGTGACTAATTGCAAAATTACTGGCATGATACCGAGGGGACTGAGCAATTTAAGCAGCTTGATATCTTTAAGCCTAAGTGACAATGACTTGACTGGACCAATTCCTGATACATTCATAAATTTGGCAAAGGTACAAAGATTGTATCTTAGTGGCAATATGATACAGGATCCCATTCCAAATAATCTATGTCGTCTGAGCAATCTGGGTGAGTTAAGACTGAGCAGAAACAGACTGTTAGGGTCAATACCAAGTTGCTTTGGGAATCTTACCTCTCTAAGGGATCTGCAGCTTGACAGCAATAATTTAACTTCCAGTATACCGTTCAGCCTCTGGAGCCTTAAGGACATGTTGGTTTTGAACTTGTCATCAAATTCACTTGATGGAAAGCTGCCATCTGAAATTGGAAATTTAGAGGTCATTTATCAAATGGACTTGTCAAAGAATCAATTCTTTGGTGGTATTCCTAGTGAAATCGGTGGTCTCCAACAGTTGATTTATCTCTCTTTGTCACGTAATAAATTCCAAGGACCTATACCAGGTTCAATTGGGAGCACTGTGAGCTTGGAGTACTTGGATCTCTCCAATAACATACTCTCTGGTGTGATTCCCAAGTCACTGGAAGCACTATCATATCTCAAATACTTGAACTTGTCTTACAACAGGCTAGAAGGAGAAATTCCTAGCAGAGGACCTTTTACAAACTTCACAGCTCAATCTTTTATGCACAATGTTGGACTCTGCGGAGCTCCTCAGCTAGGCTTCAAGCCTTGCAATGCTCCTAGTAGTCCTCAAAAATCAATAAGATTTCTGAAATATGTTTTACTAGCTACAGCTTCAGCAATATTGGTATTAGCCTTCGTATATGTGCTGGCAAGGCGGTGGAGAAAAAAGGAGAACAGTCCTGCCTCTACTTGGTCTGATTTGCTACATATAGCAACGTGTAGAAGATTTTCATACCAGGAACTCATGCTGGCTACAAATGGATTCAACGAAAGTAACCTACTTGGTAAAGGGAGTTGGAGTTCTGTTTATAGAGGGATGCTTGTTGATGGTATGGCTGTTGCAGTAAAGGTATTCAATTTGCAGCTAGAAGGAGCACTAGAAAGTTTTGAGGCAGAATGTGAAGTTCTTCGAAACATTCGTCACAGAAATCTTATCAAAATTATCAGCAGCTGTGCCAATGTTGATTTCAAAGCATTGGTGATGGAGTTCATGCCCAATGGTAGCCTTGAGGCTTTGTTGCACTCTAATTCCTATTTCTTGGATATGCTACAGAGGTTAAACATCTTAGTAGATGTTGCACTTGCTATGGAATATCTCCACTACAATTATTCCACACCAGTGGTTCACTGTGACATAAAGCCCAGCAATGTCCTGTTGGATGAAAATATGGTTGCCCATTTAGGCGACTTTGGAATTTCGAAGCTCTTGGGTGAAAGCATATCAATGACACAAACCAAAACGCTAGCCACAATTGGATATATGGCACCAGGTGCTGTTCCTTTTTCTATATTTCTATACTCTTAATCTATTCTATTTATGTTTTGATTTTCATGTTTCCTTTACATTTTTATGTCATATGCAGAGTATGGATCACAGGGTATAGTGTCCACAAGAGGAGATGTTTACAGTTATGGAATCATGTTGATGGAAACATTGACAGGGAAGAAGCCCACAGATAAAATGTTCGAAGGAGAAATGTGCTTGAAAGATTGGGTATTAGACTCAATGCAGAATGGAGAAATTAGTGTGATCCTGGATTCCAACTTGTTAAACACAAATGAGAGTGATTTTGCAGCTAAGGTGCAATGTGTATCATCTGTCATGAGTTTGGCTGTTGAATGTTGTGAGGAATCACCTGAAATGAGGATCAATACACGAGAGGTTCTGCAGAGGCTGAGGAAAATAAAGGACAAGTATGAAAAGAACATTCAAGCGACTTTCAAATTACCATAaaatcttctctttttctttacaaattcttgaagtggaattggtTGCCAGTGTCTCAAAATTTTTTACTTCTATCATAAGCCAGGAACTTTGATGGTTAAGCTACTATATATATAGTTTCAACTCTTATGTTTACATAAAACAATTTATTCCTCTAAATTCTAGGGTGTACGAGATAGTTTTAAGAAAAGTGGTGTCCTCTGTAATGCTGTGCATTAGGTTGGTTCAGTTTCATATAGAACCGAACCTCaataattgaaatgaaaatttttatgaacTGAATTGAATTACATAGAAAAATAAActgatttttcaatttcatttggttCAATCGATTGGTTCTTGGCAAATTTATTATACATAGttttagaaattataattatatttagtatttAAACTTGTTAAGATGAATATTAATAttcttgttcaatatttttttttttcaggtgaggaggaataattttattttagattctaacgttttttttttacttgttttCTTATAAATTTGATGTGACACTAACAttttacacacacacatatatatatatattattttcaattgaCTACTGCAGAAAGGATTTAAATTGAGTTTATGCATGTTGCTGAACtaaaataaattcattaaaattaatatgcAATTCATTTGGGAAGAGAAATTCTGCTATTTTCTTCTTGGGAATTCTGGAAATTCCTATGTTTGGCTCTCGAATACCATTATTTTAGTAGCTGAAGCATGTAGTTTTTCGAGAAAATCTAGAGAAATTCTAGGTTCGGCAACCAAAGTCCAAGCCTTCAGCAGTGCAATGGCTACTACCCAAAATGGGCACCCGATAATCAAAGGTTCAGCATCTAAAGTCGAAAACTCCGGCAgtcaaatttggttctgccaatATTATTCCTCTTTTGATTTCAAGGTttcaaaatatgatttttttatttctaagggcctagaataagatgtttgatcttgtatagagttttagagcttCAAATAACTCATTAGGTTTCGATGGTTATAGGATCAAACTTGAGGGATTCAGGAATCTAAGGATTTGAGGCTCGCTGCCATTTGTGTTAGGTAGTTGATAGGCTTCAAGAAGTGAGtaattctaaccttaataaatgcaagtatgttaaatttaaattatgatcatcctcatgcattatgtcatcctATTTAGGGTGTATGTATCTAAAACACAAATATATTGCATAATTGCATTTTTGCTGTTAGTGCATGATGGATTATGGATGACCCACTGATGCCCCTCATGTTTATAACCatgttatgttatgtatgttatggatccataaaagCAAAGAGGAGATCTTTACGATGCCTCTTGGTGCATGACACATGTCATGTTATAAGTGGAAGTCCTAATGAGCCTTTGTATGAGCTGGGCACATTGGATATATTAAACGAAAGTCTTGAATAGCCTCTGTATGCATTAGGCATATTGGATTAGGAGAGTCACTGGTGACAAGTCCATCCTATGTGATATGTTTGtgatgtgaaaactcatatggatgGTACATTACATATGTATGAGATAAATGTTATAAATAAATGTTGCTAGTTAGTTTACTTATTGAGCTTATGTAAGCTCATCCTTTTCCCCTAACCCTGAGTGCAAGAGTGTAGAAATAGAAGAGTCCTTTAGAGCTTAAGCAGCAAGAGTAGCTATAGAGCATTTTATGTATGTTATTGGATTAGTGGACATGTAATATGTAAAGAAATAGTTTCAGTGCTAGTAATTAAGTTGGTAGATGTTTTACCTTAAACATAAGAGTTGtaattatatatgttttaaaTCCAAGTTAACTCCTCATGTGAGAATGCATGTATGAACCAATTATACTTTAGTAATTTTATGCGTGTAAAGGTTCAAATTCTTAACCGTTTTTATGTTAATGATGAATGAGAAAACTAAAGTGTAATAGTTTAGAGTATGCTTGGATTGTGAGATATAGGACTATAGTTATGTTTAATAGATTTTAGGCTTGCTACGAGTTTCGACAGCCTTAAGTTGACTCAGTTCTTAGCACTTGTAACGGCCTCCTGGTTAGGTAATTGCAAAGTTGGCATCAAAGCTTTAGGTTAGATGAGTGGACCTTCGTGCTTGTAAAAGTATAGAATAGAGGTGAAAGGAAGTATGTTGACCAGCACAATTATGAAAATACATGTCCAGTAGGGTTGAGTCTCTGTTGTTATATGatgaatgttatgtgtatgttacatttcatgctatgTTTGATGATATGTGGTGTGGTTATGTGACTCCACATGAACTTTTTATGTGCTTAACACTTCTTGTTTGCTTTCAAAAATGCAAGGTTTAAGATGGGCCGCTAGGTTGACCGGTGTTCCACTTGAGAATGAAAGTATTGAAGCACTACTCGTCAATCTTGTTGTCAAGGAGAGAGCAAGTAGAAGTGGAAAGGGAGAGTCTTCAAGAGGTCCTATAAAGTCTTTGGAGGTTAGCAAGGAAACCTCTAGTACACCTAGAATGTCAGTAGATGCATGATGGGGTTTTCATTGTCTTCCATAGCAGCATAAGAATTCTGAGCCTTTCGGTATGGGAATGATGGGAGAAGACAGTTTTGTGGAGGTAGAAGACGAGTCAGAGTATGTTTCCTTACCTTAGTAAGGGCCAGATTATGGGTTTGGATATggttatccataataaggaagtTTAAGAAACCCCAGGTTTACGAGCTACCCTCATTATCCTTCCTTCATGCCTTACTCATTTTACTTCCCACATTTCAACCCATATTCCATGTATCCTCCCTAATAATATCCTTATAGCTCTTTAACCACCATGGGAACTTAAACTCCCATAGAGGAAGTTATAGGTAAGCAAGCACCGCCACCTCTTACAGCCCCAGTAGTTTTGACACAAGAGACTGGGACAAGTGGTAGAGGTAAAGCAAAAATGATAGATTACCTAAAACTTGATGCGCTTAAATACAAGGAAGGAGACGATCCTTTTGAGTATGTAATGGCAGTTAAGATGATAGCAGATAATTTGGGTGCTAGTGACAGTAGGGCTATTCAGATGGCTGGCTTTACCTTGAAATGTAAGAAGGCAAAGGAATAGTATAAGGCTTATGTTGTTGATAAAGTTGATAGTATGACCTGATCTCAATTTATGGTAGAATTTACCAAATGGGCCTTCCCAGAAAGCTTTAAGGAGTTGAAGGCGGTAGAGTTTGAGCAGTTGAGACAGACAGCTAgtatgagtgtggatgagtatatAGACAAGTTTGTGGAACTCTTGCAGTATGTGGGCAAGAGTATGATACTAACAGAAAAAAGGCTAAGAGGTAAACCCAAAGGTTACATTCTAGATACTATTCTTTGATTTTAGCTGCTGAAACCCACAGCTTCCATTTGATAATAAATGCAGCAAGGAAGATGGAAGCTGTGGCTATTATTGAAGGGAGTTTAGATTTAAAAAGTACAAGTACGACAagctaagaattttaaatttatttaaactttgaaattaatatttaaataataaaaatataattgtaaataatataatggcttcttataaaattttatatttaattgaagttatgtATAATTAGGactaagatttttaaatttatgcaaattctaaaattaatttaaataataaaaaataaattgtaattaatttgaagaATAAAGGGTATTTTTGGTAAACCCAATGCCCCTCCCTCTCAAACATTTATGTATGATATAGATAGATTATGGATATTATACTATAGAAATACATTATATTaccttataattattaaatataataaactaTTATTAAATATATGCTTAATTCATAATTGTAAATGCATCTTATAattagagattaaataattaaaaaatagctAAAAGGCATATTGTATAATATAAttgtactattatattatataaaattcttAATCATAAATTGTATATGTACCTTATATTTAAAGATTGTAGAATTTAGAAATAGCGGAAAGatatattatgaaaataattatgtaaaattattttaagatctAAAACCCGAATCGGAATTAAAACCATAACTTTAACTGTAATTGCCTACCACTAGCACTAAGAGGCCACAACTAGGCAATAGGTGTAGGCTTGTAAGTATGTGTGGACAGTAGGCCACGAGACCAACAGGTCAAGATTGGGAATGGGTGAGTCCATTGACAATTCTCAAAGAGGGCTAGGAGGGTGGAGAAATAATGATGATTCAAGAATCAAGAGTGGTAGATAACTATTCTTAGCAATGACGATGAGGGAGGAGGGAGATGAGAGAGGTGGAGAGAGGAGTGATGGATGCGAATCTGTGTGGATTTGGGTTTTGTTGGGTTGGGTTTCCTTCTAATGTGGAGGATGCCCCAAGCCCATGGGTGGCATAATTGTGAATACTTTTAATTTTTTGGGTTTTTTTGTCTGTATGAGTAGGCCCAACTATTACATATAAAAGTAAAGAAAGCCTATAGATTTTTTAGAGAAAATGCAAAACAAAGAGAGAGTAAGAAGTATaacattttctataatttttttaagtgGATAGCTTACAATACACTTGTCCTAGTTTTGTGAGTTTGTTTAGCATTGGATTGAGCTCAAATTTGGTCTGCAAGTTTTCAACATCTGGTTCTCCATTGTGAATTGTGGAGATGAGATTTGGAGATCTCTAGCTTGCTGTTTCAGTCCATGTTTTTCTGTACTCTATTTTGGTGATATTTCTTGATCTCTAGCTTTTTGTTTTGGTCCATGATTTTCTACACTCTATTTTTGTGATATTTTTTTCAACTCTCACTTATTGCTTTGTTCATTGATTTTGTTTATCAATAACTGATTATCGTGAGACGTTTATGTAATTTTTGTGGTGGGGAATTGTGTATTCCTCTAGTTATTAATTGCTAGAGATGAACTTTTGTATTTCCAATTTTGTTGATAGTAGATTATTTATTGCTCCATGATTTTTACTCCTTTAAATTTGAGGAGGTTTTCCATGTAAATTCGCTGTTGGAGTTATTTTTCTTGTTGCTATGTTATTGTTGATATTGTCCTAAATTTCCACTTGAGTTAATTAGCTTTTAGGTTGATACAAGAAGGAAgagttaaattaatttttctttgggatATTAACTTATTGTTGGAACTCTAATGTATGTAATTAATTGGTTATTTTCCTATCAAGTTTGTGGAGTATGGAAAAAGAGGAGAAGTGTGAAAGATAGAAAACAATGAAGTATTGTGCAATTCACATATAGTTAAGGTACTCTTGGTAGTCCTTATGCTCTAGAGAGCTTTGTTAATCAATCTCAAACACATCAATTAAAAGATAGAGAATAATAGAATAGGTATTTAGTTTTTAAAAATTTCCAAACACACACAATATGTtacacaacaacaacaataagaaGATCAATGCCTATGCAATAGGCTATAGCAAATCAATTTATCACAACAAAAAAGACAACAATTAAGTCTTAATCCTAGACTAATTAATCAGACTTCTTCTTGCGTCATATTAAGTCTTCCCTTCCCCTTCTCACTCCTCATTGTATTAATTCATCACGCTTCAATTTATTATTAATCTACATATAGAATTCAACTGGTTCATCATCACTATTGTGTTATCCTTTTACTTCCATTAGTCTCTTCAATAAGACAAGCACCTAGCAAATTGCATTGCAAAGTAGCTGATAGAGAACTTGATACGAGTCATATGTGACTTTTACTAAGATAGAGGTCCAAATGACAAAAATGGTCCACCCAGTAACAATAAAAAGAATCAAAACAAGTGAAACTATGGCCAAGCAAATGCCCAATTGGCAAATTTTGCCTATAATTGAGTTGTATGAATCACGAACTCAAAAGTCAACTTCAACTACTAATGCTTGAGCTTATATGATGAATAGGGTAATAAGGAAGATTAGTATAAAGTTGTTGTGCGTCTCAAATGGAGTTTCTTCTTTTGATTGAAAATTTACTTGGATAAGAGCACTTAAACTGGATGTTATATAGGAGAACATCGCATGTTGCGAATTAagtcgtaaaaaaaaaaaaaagatggattTGGACatatttgaaaaatatttaagaatggatgaatgaaaaaaaatattaaataaatttattaaaaattcaattgtaaataaactataaCAAAAATTCATTTAtacatgaatttaaaattttagattttagaaTGTAGAATTTTAACATATATACATGAAATATAAGTAAGGGAAAATTAATATTTGGCCTctctattttaattaaattaattacttaatctttttattttaaaaaaatacattagttaacattgtatttttatttgatttactgTTTTCTCTCATTTTTGAATACATTGACTAATAGAAAACTTGAATTAAACTAAACAGAGAAACTaaagaatatataaaataaaaatataagaactaactaatatatttttcatcaagtagttaatttcattaaaataaaatctttaattagtatttttttttcctaaaagTAATGATTCATGAAAAGAGCATATCATCCAATTTAAtcattatttgaaaattttatccattttaataTAATTTGGTTAAAACTATAGTGAATTTTATGAAAGTGAAATTTTgaatttataaaaattcaatttatctcTAGACACACTTAAACTCTTAAAACTTAAATTTAGCTTTTTTACGGTACTTTAACTCTCTAACTTCAAACTCCAAATCAAgttttctaaaaattaatctcCTAACCGATGGCTAAAaattattgcaataaatattgattatgatctattgacttttttagtaattttttttctaattttttaaaataaaaaatatatagtttattaaaaaataataaatattaatatttgttTGATATAAGTACAGTTTATGATTTTTCAATGATTATTATAATTGATGAAATAATAGAACATTACAGAGTTGCATGTTATGATGCTTCCACCATCGGCCTTTAATTCTCAAAGCAAAGAGAAGagcaagaaatttataaaaattgtaaaataaattgtaaaaatttatagaaacttatagaaattataaaaaaatacaaaaaaaaaaaagaaatgctaAGGTAAACAAAATTACTCCTTAAATTGTTTAGGGTTACCaccataaaataaattcaaaaataaaatgtacTAAGAATTTGCCAAGATAGTACATACCTAGAAATTAATAAAATCACAGCTCATAAACGATATTAACTATAACatgctcatatatatatatatatatatatatatatatatatatatatatatatatatatatatatatatatatatagcaaatCTGAGCTAGAGAAAAAGCTTGGACAAATCCACACTAAATTCATCAGCAGCTTTAACAAAATCAAAATCCTCGTTACTGGAAGattgtttttgtttttttaataCATCCTGTTGCAGGATGATGAGATCAATTCAATGGAATTTCTAATTCGTAGAAGttgaacaaaataaataaataaataaaataaaaagaactttaATAATTGAGAAGTATGAGTGTATAATTTTGTATATAAAAGTTTGTTCTGATTAAAATAGAATTTACAAATTCTATTCTCTTGTTAATtgcttttttaaaaaatcagtaatttttttgaaaaaatggaaagcatagagtttttttttttttttaattaagattttttttatataagaaaACCCAAACCCCCTTCTTCCTTAAAACAACACAGATGCTTCCAACTACACATATGTAATTTTCTCTCACCATTTCTGTCCCCACCAGTATTGACTGATAGTAGCTTGGATTTTATGGCAAAAGGAGGATGGTAAAAGAAAGCACTGCATCATGTACAATAGGATAGCCTAAATAACAGTTTTTATGAATAATTCCTACCCTGCTCCTGAtaaaaaattttccttcacccttGGAGTTTATTCCAAATTCTCTCCTTAATTTGTTGAAAAAGAGCTTGTTTAGACCTTCCCACTACAGTTGGTATG includes:
- the LOC110672043 gene encoding probable LRR receptor-like serine/threonine-protein kinase At3g47570; translation: MANSCLLFVKMIVAFLQFYIIACFAINTDEQALLAFKAQITFDPSNILATNWSTATSFCNWIGVSCSRRHGRVTALTLPDMGLNGTITPDLGNLSFLATLDISNNSFKGYIPHELGKLRRLKLINLVANKLSGEIPEELGNLSQLQFLLLGANQLSGSIPSTIFNISSLKRITLASNHRLSGTLPEDLCEHLPVLEELEISFNNLSGRIPPSLQKCKNLKILGLDGSNKFTGRIPKELGNITTLEELYLGFNEFEGEIPAEIGNLRNLVRFAVEHSGLTGSIPPAIFNISSLKDLVIANNSIFGSLPMDLCHRLPNLEILFLYDNKFIGSIPRDIGNCTMLQQLRLARNNFTGAIPLEMGNLRYLKVLRLPVNSLIGSIPPNIFNISTLEDITLAVNLLFGNLPSNLGLWLPNLKRLLLGGNELDGIIPSTIGNATKLVQLELSENLFTGTVPMTFGNLEFLQLLALEGNILINDPSTPELSFLTSLTNCKHLIVLALANNPLNGIFPPFVNLSTTLEVLEVTNCKITGMIPRGLSNLSSLISLSLSDNDLTGPIPDTFINLAKVQRLYLSGNMIQDPIPNNLCRLSNLGELRLSRNRLLGSIPSCFGNLTSLRDLQLDSNNLTSSIPFSLWSLKDMLVLNLSSNSLDGKLPSEIGNLEVIYQMDLSKNQFFGGIPSEIGGLQQLIYLSLSRNKFQGPIPGSIGSTVSLEYLDLSNNILSGVIPKSLEALSYLKYLNLSYNRLEGEIPSRGPFTNFTAQSFMHNVGLCGAPQLGFKPCNAPSSPQKSIRFLKYVLLATASAILVLAFVYVLARRWRKKENSPASTWSDLLHIATCRRFSYQELMLATNGFNESNLLGKGSWSSVYRGMLVDGMAVAVKVFNLQLEGALESFEAECEVLRNIRHRNLIKIISSCANVDFKALVMEFMPNGSLEALLHSNSYFLDMLQRLNILVDVALAMEYLHYNYSTPVVHCDIKPSNVLLDENMVAHLGDFGISKLLGESISMTQTKTLATIGYMAPEYGSQGIVSTRGDVYSYGIMLMETLTGKKPTDKMFEGEMCLKDWVLDSMQNGEISVILDSNLLNTNESDFAAKVQCVSSVMSLAVECCEESPEMRINTREVLQRLRKIKDKYEKNIQATFKLP